A stretch of the Xiphias gladius isolate SHS-SW01 ecotype Sanya breed wild chromosome 21, ASM1685928v1, whole genome shotgun sequence genome encodes the following:
- the si:dkey-13a21.4 gene encoding ras-related protein rab7: MSEGKGPVTLKIILLGNSGVGKSSFMNRYVNHGYTNMYRATIGTDFLSKTVGIDGDKVTLQIWDTAGTERFQSLGTPLYRGAHCCLLVFDVTSKASFSALEVWRKEFLVQGEPQEPSDFPFIVLGNKTDLSNREVSGRKALQWCEEIGAEYFEGSAKEDLDIEKPFLRAAQSGLQQYKKHTLENTGHFQITCKQPTETRNTCEC, encoded by the exons ATGAGCGAAGGGAAAGGACCTGTGACCCTGAAAATAATCCTCTTAGGAAACTCTGG GGTGGgaaaatcctccttcatgaacAGATATGTGAATCATGGCTACACCAACATGTACCGGGCCACGATAGGGACTGACTTCCTCTCAAAGACAGTCGGCATAGATGGGGACAAAGTCACCCTGCAG atctGGGACACAGCCGGTACAGAGAGGTTCCAGTCTCTGGGTACACCTCTGTACAGAGGAGCCCACTGCTGCCTGCTGGTGTTTGATGTCACATCCAAGGCCAGTTTCTCTGCCTTGGAGGTTTGGAGGAAGGAGTTCCTGGTCCAGGGCGAGCCCCAGGAGCCATCTGACTTCCCTTTTATTGTTCTGGGCAACAAGACTGACCTGAGCAACCGGGAG GTGTCCGGCAGGAAGGCTCTGCAGTGGTGCGAGGAAATAGGAGCTGAGTACTTTGAAGGAAGCGCCAAAGAAGACCTCGACATAGAGAAGCCGTTTTTGAGAGCTGCCCAGAGCGGCCTACAACAG tacaaaaaacacacattggaAAATACAGGACATTTCCAGATAACCTGCAAACAGCCGACAGAAACTCGCAACACCTGTGAGTGCTGA
- the hcfc1a gene encoding host cell factor 1a isoform X2 has translation MSAPGSAVSGTTASVLQPRWKRVLGWSGPVPRPRHGHRAVAIKELMVVFGGGNEGIVDELHVYNTATNQWFIPAVRGDIPPGCAAYGFVCDGTRLLVFGGMVEYGKYSNDLYELQASRWEWKKLKAKNPKNGPPPCPRLGHSFSLVGNKCYLFGGLANDSEDPKNNIPRYLNDLYTLELRAGSSVVGWDIPITYGVLPPPRESHTAVVYTEKTSRKSRLIIYGGMSGCRLGDLWTLDIDTLTWNKPSVSGTAPLPRSLHSATTITNKMYVFGGWVPLVMDDVKVATHEKEWKCTNTLACLNLDTMCWETVLMDTLEDNIPRARAGHCAVAINSRLYVWSGRDGYRKAWNNQVCCKDLWYLETERPHAPARVQLVRANTNSLEVSWGAVSTADTYLLQLQKYDIPATPAAASPAMSTTPSQPVNSPKSPAPAAAAPSAQSLPQTAVLKVAAQQSATGTSVVTVRPSQPGKSPVTVTSLPPGVRMVVPAQTTQGSPIGSSPQMSGMAALAAAAAATQKIPPSSAGTVLNVPAGATILKTVAVSPGTTTVKVASPVMVSNPATRMLKTAAAQVGTATASSPTTTTRPIITVHKSGAVTVAQQAQVVTTVVGGVTKTITLVKSPLTMGGSGTLTKGPLPAGTILKLVTSADGKPTTIITTSQAGGTGNKPTILNISGVSPTTTKQGTTIIKTIPMSAIMTQPGATGVTSSAGMKTPITILTTKVMTTGTPGKIITAVPKLATAAGQQGLTQVVLKGAPGQPGTILRTVPMSTVGGVRLVTPVTVSAVKPTVTTLVVKGTTGVTTLGTVTGTVSTSLAGGTVDSSNASLVTPITTLGTIATLSSQVISPAAITVSAAQTSLTSASTLPSSTITVQNQPTQVTLITTPSGVEAQPVQDLPVSILASPTSEQPSSTEAGAAGEGSGTVTLVCSNPPCETHETGTTNTATTSSATIGAGQVCSNPPCETHETGTTNTATTSSANIGAGQVCSNPPCETHETGTTNTATTSSATIGAGQVCSNPPCETHETGTTNTATTASSNMSALRVCSNPPCETHETGTTNTATTASANMGGVQQVCSNPPCETHVTGTTNTATQASSNMNAGQTNTVQRVCSNPPCETHETGTTNTPSTATSSMGGDQTSTGAGLVQRVCSNPPCETHETGTTNTATTATCSMETGEGTAAQQTEEGTEGTSSTEVASTTAAAGMVTTTQGRAITTVTQSTPAPGPSVPSISSITEGVSTAASSTEEPMQTDEAASAEAAPAEEGATAMETQAEGEAAAATALNLPSELMSEGQGATLMVTGLSDEELAVTAAAEAAAQAAATEEAQALAIQAVLQAAQQAVMNEGDSTGESQQPTNIPIMLTQQDFAALVQQQQQLQEAQAAAQQATVDTSLPTEGLAPADSLNDPSVESNGHNEMAAAVTSAVASLLPRTTAETLAPSSTFAPSVSVASPAKLQAAAALAEVANGIEGEKQAPQPTPVKPVVKKENQWFDVGIVKVTNMVVTHFYVPGDDSQGDDDSGIMPDYSQMKKMELQPGTAYKFRVAGINACGRGAFSEISAFKTCLPGFPGAPCAIKISKSPDGAHLTWEPPSVTSGKIIEYSVYLAIQSNQTAEAKASTPAQLAFMRVYCGPNPSCLVQSSSLSNAHIDYTTKPAIIFRIAARNEKGYGPATQVRWLQESGKDAASAKPAPKRPGTSPDTKATGPKKARTDQ, from the exons ATGTCTGCCCCTGGCTCCGCGGTGTCTGGGACCACGGCGTCGGTTCTGCAGCCGCGGTGGAAACGGGTCCTCGGATGGTCCGGTCCTGTTCCCCGGCCCAGGCATGGACACAGAGCTGTGGCTATTAAGGAGCTCATGGTTGTCTTTGGCGGTGGGAACGAAGGGATTGTGGATGAATTACATGTATACAATACCG CAACAAACCAGTGGTTTATCCCAGCGGTCCGTGGGGATATCCCCCCTGGTTGTGCAGCGTATGGTTTTGTCTGTGATGGCACAAGACTGCTGGTGTTTGGTGGAATGGTGGAGTATGGAAAGTACAGCAACGATCTCTATGAACTACAG GCCAGCAGATGGgaatggaaaaaactgaaagcaaaaaacCCGAAGAATGGGCCCCCTCCTTGTCCTCGACTTGGCCACAGTTTTTCCCTGGTTGGCAACAAATGCTACCTGTTTGGTGGATTAGCCAATGACAGCGAGGACCCAAAAAATAACATTCCCAG ATACCTTAATGATTTGTACACACTTGAGCTTCGTGCTGGTTCCAGTGTGGTTGGATGGGATATTCCAATCACATACGGAGTTCTGCCTCCTCCCCGTGAGAGCCACACTGCTGTGGTTTACACAGAAAAGACGAGCAGGAAATCTCGCCTGATAATCTATGGCGGGATGAGCGGTTGTCGTCTTGGAGATCTGTGGACACTTGATATTG ATACACTGACATGGAACAAACCATCAGTAAGCGGCACAGCACCACTTCCCAGAAGTCTTCACTCTGCCACCACCATCACAAACAA GATGTATGTTTTTGGAGGATGGGTTCCTCTGGTAATGGACGATGTCAAAGTGGCCACACATGAGAAGGAGTGGAAGTGCACAAACACTCTTGCCTGCCTAAATCTTG atACCATGTGTTGGGAGACGGTGTTGATGGATACTCTTGAAGACAACATCCCTAGGGCCCGTGCCGGCCACTGTGCTGTGGCCATCAATTCCAGACTTTATGTTTGGAGTGGCCGTGATGGTTATCGTAAAGCTTGGAACAACCAAGTCTGCTGTAAAGACCTCTGGTACCTGGAGACAG AGCGGCCACACGCTCCTGCCAGGGTGCAGTTAGTCCGTGCCAACACAAACTCTCTGGAGGTGAGCTGGGGTGCAGTCTCCACTGCTGACACCTACTTACTGCAGCTACAGAAGTATGACATCCCTGCAACTCCAGCTGCAGCCTCACCAGCCATGAGCACAACCCCCTCACAGCCTGTGAACTCTCCAAAGAGCCCTGCACCGGCTGCAGCAGCACCCTCTGCTCAGAGCCTGCCACAGACAG ctgttttgaaGGTTGCAGCTCAGCAATCTGCCACAGGCACATCTGTTGTCACAGTCCGCCCCAGCCAGCCTGGAAAATCTCCTGTCACTGTGACGTCCCTTCCTCCAGGTGTCCGAATGGTAGTGCCTGCCCAGACCACCCAAGGATCG ccaaTTGGCAGTAGCCCTCAGATGAGTGGCATGGCAGCTttagctgcagcagctgcagcaacacAGAAGATCCCGCCCTCCTCTGCAGGCACTGTCCTCAATGTTCCTGCGGGTGCCACCATTCTTAAAACAGTAGCCGTTTCTCCTGGCACAACCACTGTGAAAGTGGCTTCTCCAGTCATG GTCAGTAACCCAGCCACCCGGATGCTGAAGACTGCTGCAGCTCAGGTGGGCACTGCAACTGCGTCctctcccaccaccaccaccagaccCATCATCACTGTGCACAAGTCTGGTGCAGTCACGGTGGCCCAGCAGGCCCAGGTGGTAACCACTGTGGTGGGAGGAGTCACCAAGACCATCACCCTGGTCAAGAGTCCCCTCACCATGGGCGGCAGTGGCACTCTG ACAAAGGGTCCCCTCCCAGCTGGCACCATCCTGAAGCTGGTGACCTCTGCAGATGGCAAGCCCACAACCATCATCACCACTTCCCAGGCAGGAGGCACAGGAAACAAGCCCACTATCCTCAACATCAGCGGCGTCTCTCCTACCACCACTAAGCAAGGCACCACCATTATTAAGACCATCCCCATGTCGGCCATCATGACCCAGCCTGGAGCCACAG GTGTGACAAGCAGTGCAGGCATGAAAACGCCTATCACTATCCTTACTACAAAGGTGATGACCACTGGAACACCTGGTAAAATCATCACTGCAGTGCCCAAACTTGCCACTGCAGCTGGCCAGCAAGGATTGACACAG GTGGTTTTGAAGGGTGCTCCTGGACAACCAGGAACTATTTTGCGCACTGTGCCCATGAGCACAGTGGGTGGGGTTAGACTTGTTACACCAGTGACGGTGTCTGCTGTTAAGCCCACTGTCACCACGCTGGTTGTCAAGGGGACTACTG GTGTCACCACTCTTGGAACTGTCACTGGTACAGTTTCTACTAGCCTGGCAGGAGGCACGGTGGACAGTTCCAATGCCTCACTGGTTACGCCCATCACCACACTGGGAACCATCGCTACCCTATCCAGCCAGGTCATCAGCCCAGCTGCCATAACTGTGTCAGCTGCTCAGACCAGCCTGACTTCTGCCTCCACACTGCCCTCCTCTACCATCACAGTGCAG AACCAGCCCACCCAGGTGACTCTAATCACAACTCCCAGTGGAGTAGAAGCTCAACCAGTACAGGATCTACCAGTGTCCATCCTTGCTTCGCCAACCTCTGAGCAGCCCAGTTCCACTGaggcaggagcagcaggagagggTTCTGGGACCGTCACTCTGGTCTGCTCTAACCCACCCTGTGAAACCCACGAGACAGGAACCACCAACACAGCCACCACCTCTTCTGCCACCATCGGAGCAGGACAGGTCTGCTCTAACCCACCCTGCGAGACCCACGAGACCGGAACCACCAACacagccaccacctcatctgctAACATTGGAGCGGGACAGGTCTGCTCTAACCCACCCTGCGAGACCCACGAGACCGGAACCACCAACacagccaccacctcatctgctACAATTGGAGCAGGGCAAGTCTGTTCTAACCCACCATGTGAGACCCATGAAACAGGAACAACCAACACAGCCACAACTGCATCGTCAAACATGTCTGCACTCCGTGTGTGCTCCAACCCACCATGTGAGACCCACGAAACTGGGACAACTAACACAGCTACCACAGCATCCGCTAACATGGGAGGGGTACAGCAGGTGTGCTCCAACCCGCCCTGTGAGACCCACGTGACAGGCACCACCAACACAGCCACCCAGGCATCGTCTAACATGAACGCAGGCCAGACGAACACCGTGCAGAGGGTGTGCTCCAACCCACCCTGCGAAACCCACGAGACAGGGACCACCAACACCCCGTCCACAGCCACCTCCAGCATGGGAGGTGACCAGACCAGCACAGGAGCAGGACTGGTCCAGAGGGTGTGCTCCAACCCACCCTGTGAAACACACGAGACTGGGACCACCAACACAGCCACCACTGCCACGTGCAGCATGGAGACAGGCGAAGGCACAG CAGCccagcagacagaggagggaaccGAAGGTACCAGCAGCACAGAAGTTGCCTCTACCACTGCAGCAGCTGGCATGGTCACAACCACCCAGGGCAGGGCCATCACGACTGTAACTCAGTCTACACCAGCTCCTGGACCCTCCGTACCT TCGATTTCATCAATAACAGAGGGCGTGAGTACTGCTGCCAGCTCCACAGAGGAACCAATGCAAACTGATGAGGCAGCATCAGCAGAAGCTGCACCCGCAGAGGAGGGAGCTACTGCTATGGAGACACAAGCAGAA GGAGAAgcggcagcagcaacagcactgAACCTGCCCTCAGAGCTGATGTCTGAGGGTCAGGGAGCCACGCTCATGGTGACAGGGCTGTCGGACGAGGAGCTGGCtgtgactgcagcagcagaggctgcaGCTCAGGCAGCAGCCACTGAAGAAGCCCAGGCCCTTGCTATCCAGGCTGTCCTCCAGGCGGCTCAGCAAGCTGTAATGA ACGAAGGTGATTCCACTGGAGAGAGCCAGCAACCCACCAACATCCCCATCATGCTGACCCAGCAGGATTTCGCAGCACTggtacagcagcagcagcagctgcaagAGGCTCAGGCTGCAGCCCAGCAAGCTACCGTGGACACAAGCTTGCCCACTGAGGGCCTTGCCCCAGCTGACAGCCTCAACGACCCCTCTGTCGAGAGCAACGGACACAACGAGATGGCTGCCGCAGTCACCAGTGCCGTAGCATCTTTGCTGCCACGTACCACTGCTGAGA CACTAGCTCCATCAAGCACCTTCGCACCTTCTGTATCAGTGGCAAGTCCAGCTAAGCTGCAAGCAGCAGCCGCTCTAGCAGAAGTCGCCAATGGCATCGAGGGAGAG AAGCAAGCCCCTCAGCCAACCCCAGTGAAGCCTGTAGTAAAGAAAGAGAACCAGTGGTTTGATGTTGGAATCGTAAAAGTGACAAATATGGTTGTCACCCACTTCTATGTGCCAGGAGATGATTCTCAAGGAGAT GATGACTCTGGCATCATGCCAGACTACAGCCAGATGAAGAAAATGGAGTTGCAGCCTGGAACAGCTTATAAATTCCGTGTTGCTGGAATCAACGCTTGTGGTCGTGGAGCTTTCTCAGAGATATCTGCTTTCAAGACTTGTCTACCAGGCTTCCCAGGGGCACCTTGCGCCATCAAAATCAGCAAG AGCCCAGATGGTGCCCACCTGACCTGGGAGCCACCCTCGGTGACATCAGGGAAGATCATCGAATACTCAGTGTACCTGGCCATCCAGAGCAACCAGACAGCTGAAGCCAAGGCCTCCACCCCAGCCCAGCTAGCCTTCATGCGCGTGTACTGTGGACCCAATCCCTCATGCTTGGTACAGTCGTCCAGCCTCTCCAACGCCCACATCGACTACACCACCAAGCCAGCTATCATCTTCCGCATCGCCGCCCGCAACGAGAAGGGCTACGGTCCTGCCACCCAAGTTCGATGGCTGCAAG AATCTGGCAAAGATGCTGCCTCTGCAAAGCCGGCCCCCAAAAGACCAGGCACCTCTCCTGATAC TAAGGCTACTGGTCCAAAGAAAGCAAGAACGGACCAGTGA
- the hcfc1a gene encoding host cell factor 1a isoform X1, whose protein sequence is MSAPGSAVSGTTASVLQPRWKRVLGWSGPVPRPRHGHRAVAIKELMVVFGGGNEGIVDELHVYNTATNQWFIPAVRGDIPPGCAAYGFVCDGTRLLVFGGMVEYGKYSNDLYELQASRWEWKKLKAKNPKNGPPPCPRLGHSFSLVGNKCYLFGGLANDSEDPKNNIPRYLNDLYTLELRAGSSVVGWDIPITYGVLPPPRESHTAVVYTEKTSRKSRLIIYGGMSGCRLGDLWTLDIDTLTWNKPSVSGTAPLPRSLHSATTITNKMYVFGGWVPLVMDDVKVATHEKEWKCTNTLACLNLDTMCWETVLMDTLEDNIPRARAGHCAVAINSRLYVWSGRDGYRKAWNNQVCCKDLWYLETERPHAPARVQLVRANTNSLEVSWGAVSTADTYLLQLQKYDIPATPAAASPAMSTTPSQPVNSPKSPAPAAAAPSAQSLPQTAVLKVAAQQSATGTSVVTVRPSQPGKSPVTVTSLPPGVRMVVPAQTTQGSPIGSSPQMSGMAALAAAAAATQKIPPSSAGTVLNVPAGATILKTVAVSPGTTTVKVASPVMVSNPATRMLKTAAAQVGTATASSPTTTTRPIITVHKSGAVTVAQQAQVVTTVVGGVTKTITLVKSPLTMGGSGTLISNLGKMMSVVQTKPVQTSAVTGQASTNPLTQIIQTKGPLPAGTILKLVTSADGKPTTIITTSQAGGTGNKPTILNISGVSPTTTKQGTTIIKTIPMSAIMTQPGATGVTSSAGMKTPITILTTKVMTTGTPGKIITAVPKLATAAGQQGLTQVVLKGAPGQPGTILRTVPMSTVGGVRLVTPVTVSAVKPTVTTLVVKGTTGVTTLGTVTGTVSTSLAGGTVDSSNASLVTPITTLGTIATLSSQVISPAAITVSAAQTSLTSASTLPSSTITVQNQPTQVTLITTPSGVEAQPVQDLPVSILASPTSEQPSSTEAGAAGEGSGTVTLVCSNPPCETHETGTTNTATTSSATIGAGQVCSNPPCETHETGTTNTATTSSANIGAGQVCSNPPCETHETGTTNTATTSSATIGAGQVCSNPPCETHETGTTNTATTASSNMSALRVCSNPPCETHETGTTNTATTASANMGGVQQVCSNPPCETHVTGTTNTATQASSNMNAGQTNTVQRVCSNPPCETHETGTTNTPSTATSSMGGDQTSTGAGLVQRVCSNPPCETHETGTTNTATTATCSMETGEGTAAQQTEEGTEGTSSTEVASTTAAAGMVTTTQGRAITTVTQSTPAPGPSVPSISSITEGVSTAASSTEEPMQTDEAASAEAAPAEEGATAMETQAEGEAAAATALNLPSELMSEGQGATLMVTGLSDEELAVTAAAEAAAQAAATEEAQALAIQAVLQAAQQAVMNEGDSTGESQQPTNIPIMLTQQDFAALVQQQQQLQEAQAAAQQATVDTSLPTEGLAPADSLNDPSVESNGHNEMAAAVTSAVASLLPRTTAETLAPSSTFAPSVSVASPAKLQAAAALAEVANGIEGEKQAPQPTPVKPVVKKENQWFDVGIVKVTNMVVTHFYVPGDDSQGDDDSGIMPDYSQMKKMELQPGTAYKFRVAGINACGRGAFSEISAFKTCLPGFPGAPCAIKISKSPDGAHLTWEPPSVTSGKIIEYSVYLAIQSNQTAEAKASTPAQLAFMRVYCGPNPSCLVQSSSLSNAHIDYTTKPAIIFRIAARNEKGYGPATQVRWLQESGKDAASAKPAPKRPGTSPDTKATGPKKARTDQ, encoded by the exons ATGTCTGCCCCTGGCTCCGCGGTGTCTGGGACCACGGCGTCGGTTCTGCAGCCGCGGTGGAAACGGGTCCTCGGATGGTCCGGTCCTGTTCCCCGGCCCAGGCATGGACACAGAGCTGTGGCTATTAAGGAGCTCATGGTTGTCTTTGGCGGTGGGAACGAAGGGATTGTGGATGAATTACATGTATACAATACCG CAACAAACCAGTGGTTTATCCCAGCGGTCCGTGGGGATATCCCCCCTGGTTGTGCAGCGTATGGTTTTGTCTGTGATGGCACAAGACTGCTGGTGTTTGGTGGAATGGTGGAGTATGGAAAGTACAGCAACGATCTCTATGAACTACAG GCCAGCAGATGGgaatggaaaaaactgaaagcaaaaaacCCGAAGAATGGGCCCCCTCCTTGTCCTCGACTTGGCCACAGTTTTTCCCTGGTTGGCAACAAATGCTACCTGTTTGGTGGATTAGCCAATGACAGCGAGGACCCAAAAAATAACATTCCCAG ATACCTTAATGATTTGTACACACTTGAGCTTCGTGCTGGTTCCAGTGTGGTTGGATGGGATATTCCAATCACATACGGAGTTCTGCCTCCTCCCCGTGAGAGCCACACTGCTGTGGTTTACACAGAAAAGACGAGCAGGAAATCTCGCCTGATAATCTATGGCGGGATGAGCGGTTGTCGTCTTGGAGATCTGTGGACACTTGATATTG ATACACTGACATGGAACAAACCATCAGTAAGCGGCACAGCACCACTTCCCAGAAGTCTTCACTCTGCCACCACCATCACAAACAA GATGTATGTTTTTGGAGGATGGGTTCCTCTGGTAATGGACGATGTCAAAGTGGCCACACATGAGAAGGAGTGGAAGTGCACAAACACTCTTGCCTGCCTAAATCTTG atACCATGTGTTGGGAGACGGTGTTGATGGATACTCTTGAAGACAACATCCCTAGGGCCCGTGCCGGCCACTGTGCTGTGGCCATCAATTCCAGACTTTATGTTTGGAGTGGCCGTGATGGTTATCGTAAAGCTTGGAACAACCAAGTCTGCTGTAAAGACCTCTGGTACCTGGAGACAG AGCGGCCACACGCTCCTGCCAGGGTGCAGTTAGTCCGTGCCAACACAAACTCTCTGGAGGTGAGCTGGGGTGCAGTCTCCACTGCTGACACCTACTTACTGCAGCTACAGAAGTATGACATCCCTGCAACTCCAGCTGCAGCCTCACCAGCCATGAGCACAACCCCCTCACAGCCTGTGAACTCTCCAAAGAGCCCTGCACCGGCTGCAGCAGCACCCTCTGCTCAGAGCCTGCCACAGACAG ctgttttgaaGGTTGCAGCTCAGCAATCTGCCACAGGCACATCTGTTGTCACAGTCCGCCCCAGCCAGCCTGGAAAATCTCCTGTCACTGTGACGTCCCTTCCTCCAGGTGTCCGAATGGTAGTGCCTGCCCAGACCACCCAAGGATCG ccaaTTGGCAGTAGCCCTCAGATGAGTGGCATGGCAGCTttagctgcagcagctgcagcaacacAGAAGATCCCGCCCTCCTCTGCAGGCACTGTCCTCAATGTTCCTGCGGGTGCCACCATTCTTAAAACAGTAGCCGTTTCTCCTGGCACAACCACTGTGAAAGTGGCTTCTCCAGTCATG GTCAGTAACCCAGCCACCCGGATGCTGAAGACTGCTGCAGCTCAGGTGGGCACTGCAACTGCGTCctctcccaccaccaccaccagaccCATCATCACTGTGCACAAGTCTGGTGCAGTCACGGTGGCCCAGCAGGCCCAGGTGGTAACCACTGTGGTGGGAGGAGTCACCAAGACCATCACCCTGGTCAAGAGTCCCCTCACCATGGGCGGCAGTGGCACTCTG ATCTCCAACCTTGGCAAGATGATGTCTGTGGTACAAACCAAGCCAGTGCAGACATCAGCTGTCACAGGCCAGGCTTCCACTAACCCTCTCACACAGATCATACAG ACAAAGGGTCCCCTCCCAGCTGGCACCATCCTGAAGCTGGTGACCTCTGCAGATGGCAAGCCCACAACCATCATCACCACTTCCCAGGCAGGAGGCACAGGAAACAAGCCCACTATCCTCAACATCAGCGGCGTCTCTCCTACCACCACTAAGCAAGGCACCACCATTATTAAGACCATCCCCATGTCGGCCATCATGACCCAGCCTGGAGCCACAG GTGTGACAAGCAGTGCAGGCATGAAAACGCCTATCACTATCCTTACTACAAAGGTGATGACCACTGGAACACCTGGTAAAATCATCACTGCAGTGCCCAAACTTGCCACTGCAGCTGGCCAGCAAGGATTGACACAG GTGGTTTTGAAGGGTGCTCCTGGACAACCAGGAACTATTTTGCGCACTGTGCCCATGAGCACAGTGGGTGGGGTTAGACTTGTTACACCAGTGACGGTGTCTGCTGTTAAGCCCACTGTCACCACGCTGGTTGTCAAGGGGACTACTG GTGTCACCACTCTTGGAACTGTCACTGGTACAGTTTCTACTAGCCTGGCAGGAGGCACGGTGGACAGTTCCAATGCCTCACTGGTTACGCCCATCACCACACTGGGAACCATCGCTACCCTATCCAGCCAGGTCATCAGCCCAGCTGCCATAACTGTGTCAGCTGCTCAGACCAGCCTGACTTCTGCCTCCACACTGCCCTCCTCTACCATCACAGTGCAG AACCAGCCCACCCAGGTGACTCTAATCACAACTCCCAGTGGAGTAGAAGCTCAACCAGTACAGGATCTACCAGTGTCCATCCTTGCTTCGCCAACCTCTGAGCAGCCCAGTTCCACTGaggcaggagcagcaggagagggTTCTGGGACCGTCACTCTGGTCTGCTCTAACCCACCCTGTGAAACCCACGAGACAGGAACCACCAACACAGCCACCACCTCTTCTGCCACCATCGGAGCAGGACAGGTCTGCTCTAACCCACCCTGCGAGACCCACGAGACCGGAACCACCAACacagccaccacctcatctgctAACATTGGAGCGGGACAGGTCTGCTCTAACCCACCCTGCGAGACCCACGAGACCGGAACCACCAACacagccaccacctcatctgctACAATTGGAGCAGGGCAAGTCTGTTCTAACCCACCATGTGAGACCCATGAAACAGGAACAACCAACACAGCCACAACTGCATCGTCAAACATGTCTGCACTCCGTGTGTGCTCCAACCCACCATGTGAGACCCACGAAACTGGGACAACTAACACAGCTACCACAGCATCCGCTAACATGGGAGGGGTACAGCAGGTGTGCTCCAACCCGCCCTGTGAGACCCACGTGACAGGCACCACCAACACAGCCACCCAGGCATCGTCTAACATGAACGCAGGCCAGACGAACACCGTGCAGAGGGTGTGCTCCAACCCACCCTGCGAAACCCACGAGACAGGGACCACCAACACCCCGTCCACAGCCACCTCCAGCATGGGAGGTGACCAGACCAGCACAGGAGCAGGACTGGTCCAGAGGGTGTGCTCCAACCCACCCTGTGAAACACACGAGACTGGGACCACCAACACAGCCACCACTGCCACGTGCAGCATGGAGACAGGCGAAGGCACAG CAGCccagcagacagaggagggaaccGAAGGTACCAGCAGCACAGAAGTTGCCTCTACCACTGCAGCAGCTGGCATGGTCACAACCACCCAGGGCAGGGCCATCACGACTGTAACTCAGTCTACACCAGCTCCTGGACCCTCCGTACCT TCGATTTCATCAATAACAGAGGGCGTGAGTACTGCTGCCAGCTCCACAGAGGAACCAATGCAAACTGATGAGGCAGCATCAGCAGAAGCTGCACCCGCAGAGGAGGGAGCTACTGCTATGGAGACACAAGCAGAA GGAGAAgcggcagcagcaacagcactgAACCTGCCCTCAGAGCTGATGTCTGAGGGTCAGGGAGCCACGCTCATGGTGACAGGGCTGTCGGACGAGGAGCTGGCtgtgactgcagcagcagaggctgcaGCTCAGGCAGCAGCCACTGAAGAAGCCCAGGCCCTTGCTATCCAGGCTGTCCTCCAGGCGGCTCAGCAAGCTGTAATGA ACGAAGGTGATTCCACTGGAGAGAGCCAGCAACCCACCAACATCCCCATCATGCTGACCCAGCAGGATTTCGCAGCACTggtacagcagcagcagcagctgcaagAGGCTCAGGCTGCAGCCCAGCAAGCTACCGTGGACACAAGCTTGCCCACTGAGGGCCTTGCCCCAGCTGACAGCCTCAACGACCCCTCTGTCGAGAGCAACGGACACAACGAGATGGCTGCCGCAGTCACCAGTGCCGTAGCATCTTTGCTGCCACGTACCACTGCTGAGA CACTAGCTCCATCAAGCACCTTCGCACCTTCTGTATCAGTGGCAAGTCCAGCTAAGCTGCAAGCAGCAGCCGCTCTAGCAGAAGTCGCCAATGGCATCGAGGGAGAG AAGCAAGCCCCTCAGCCAACCCCAGTGAAGCCTGTAGTAAAGAAAGAGAACCAGTGGTTTGATGTTGGAATCGTAAAAGTGACAAATATGGTTGTCACCCACTTCTATGTGCCAGGAGATGATTCTCAAGGAGAT GATGACTCTGGCATCATGCCAGACTACAGCCAGATGAAGAAAATGGAGTTGCAGCCTGGAACAGCTTATAAATTCCGTGTTGCTGGAATCAACGCTTGTGGTCGTGGAGCTTTCTCAGAGATATCTGCTTTCAAGACTTGTCTACCAGGCTTCCCAGGGGCACCTTGCGCCATCAAAATCAGCAAG AGCCCAGATGGTGCCCACCTGACCTGGGAGCCACCCTCGGTGACATCAGGGAAGATCATCGAATACTCAGTGTACCTGGCCATCCAGAGCAACCAGACAGCTGAAGCCAAGGCCTCCACCCCAGCCCAGCTAGCCTTCATGCGCGTGTACTGTGGACCCAATCCCTCATGCTTGGTACAGTCGTCCAGCCTCTCCAACGCCCACATCGACTACACCACCAAGCCAGCTATCATCTTCCGCATCGCCGCCCGCAACGAGAAGGGCTACGGTCCTGCCACCCAAGTTCGATGGCTGCAAG AATCTGGCAAAGATGCTGCCTCTGCAAAGCCGGCCCCCAAAAGACCAGGCACCTCTCCTGATAC TAAGGCTACTGGTCCAAAGAAAGCAAGAACGGACCAGTGA